The Brasilonema sennae CENA114 genome includes a region encoding these proteins:
- a CDS encoding CobW family GTP-binding protein has protein sequence MQAVSSESKSMDAPKKGLPVTIITGFLGSGKTTLLNHILTNQQGLKTAVLVNEFGEIGIDNELIISTDDSNDNMVELSNGCICCTINNDLVDAVYKVLERQDKIDYLVVETTGLADPLPVALTFLGTELRDLTRLDSIITVVDAANYSLDLFNSEAAHSQIAYGDVILLNKTDLVSQAELETLEVKLREVKEGARIIRTTKSQVPLPLILSVGLFESDKYFADSASSHSHDHHDHDHDHSEHAHDHHDHEHDHDHDHSKCTHDHDHEHHHHHHSDHLENDGFTSISFQTDKPFAIRKFQYFLDNQLPETIFRAKGIMWFDESPQRHIFHLCGKRFSLDDDEWKGEKKNQLVLIGQNLDRETLINQLENCICLPSTTRGKGFGK, from the coding sequence ATGCAAGCAGTTAGTTCCGAATCGAAATCAATGGATGCACCGAAAAAAGGACTACCAGTAACAATTATTACTGGATTCCTCGGTAGCGGCAAGACGACTTTACTCAATCATATCCTGACCAATCAGCAGGGACTGAAAACTGCTGTTTTGGTGAATGAGTTTGGCGAAATTGGCATCGATAATGAGTTAATTATCTCCACCGACGATAGTAACGATAACATGGTGGAGTTGAGTAACGGTTGTATCTGCTGCACCATTAATAATGACTTGGTGGATGCCGTTTACAAAGTTTTGGAACGCCAAGACAAAATAGATTATCTCGTTGTCGAAACAACTGGACTGGCAGATCCGCTACCAGTGGCGCTCACATTTCTTGGTACCGAGTTACGCGACTTAACCCGTCTGGATTCAATCATTACGGTAGTAGACGCAGCGAATTACAGCCTGGATTTATTCAATTCTGAGGCGGCTCACAGTCAAATTGCCTATGGTGATGTGATTTTGCTGAACAAGACGGATTTAGTTTCTCAAGCAGAATTAGAGACGCTGGAAGTCAAACTTCGGGAAGTCAAGGAAGGAGCGAGAATTATCCGTACAACAAAATCACAAGTACCACTACCCTTAATTCTCAGCGTTGGTTTGTTTGAGTCAGACAAGTATTTCGCTGATAGTGCGAGTTCCCATAGTCATGATCATCACGACCATGACCACGATCATTCTGAGCACGCTCATGATCATCACGACCATGAGCATGATCATGACCACGATCATTCTAAGTGCACTCATGATCATGATCATGAGCACCATCACCATCATCACTCCGATCACTTAGAGAATGATGGTTTTACTTCCATATCTTTCCAGACGGACAAACCTTTTGCGATTAGAAAATTTCAATATTTTCTAGATAATCAGCTACCTGAAACAATCTTCCGAGCAAAGGGGATAATGTGGTTTGACGAAAGCCCTCAACGTCATATTTTCCATCTTTGCGGCAAGCGCTTCAGTTTGGATGATGATGAGTGGAAAGGTGAGAAGAAAAACCAGTTGGTGTTAATTGGTCAAAATCTGGATCGTGAGACTTTGATCAATCAGCTTGAAAACTGCATTTGTCTTCCTTCCACGACTCGCGGTAAAGGATTTGGGAAATAA
- a CDS encoding TldD/PmbA family protein has protein sequence MWSELKKAIAQINIPADWLGIRVVKETSFTCHVRDGIPQTNGKSSTMGFMLEVMINGCIGYAATNSLAIQDLEAAAQKAYRQALAASEWWIHPFGVENERPKVVGQYISPFLKPFDALSPGEINDLLVRVCHTLRVSDQIVQTLANLTTTERETWFVSSNGSEVYQKFMFFGTHYGATAQDGAVVQQRTNNGLQANCYQGGLELFQQPDLWVRVQQIGEQAVELLTAEECPTTCTSLVLAPDQMMLQIHESIGHPLEIDRILGDERNYAGGSFVNQRDFGTLAYGSPQMNITFDPTVLGEFASYGFDDTGAVATREYLIKEGVLQRGLGSLESQARAGVPGVACARACSWNRPAIDRMANLNLEPGEGSFEEVIAGIEHGVYMESNRSWSIDDRRYKFQFGCEYAKLIENGKLTKTLRNPNYRATTPEFWHSLVKVGNSSTWEMYGTPLCGKGEPNQTIWVGHGSPICVFANVEVFGGG, from the coding sequence ATGTGGTCTGAACTTAAAAAAGCGATCGCCCAAATAAATATACCAGCCGACTGGCTCGGTATTAGAGTCGTCAAGGAAACTTCATTTACCTGTCATGTCCGTGACGGCATACCCCAAACTAACGGCAAATCCTCTACGATGGGGTTTATGTTGGAAGTTATGATCAACGGCTGTATAGGATATGCAGCTACCAATTCGCTCGCAATCCAAGACTTAGAAGCCGCAGCCCAAAAAGCATACAGACAAGCACTTGCTGCAAGTGAGTGGTGGATACATCCGTTTGGAGTTGAGAATGAGCGCCCTAAAGTTGTTGGTCAATATATCTCGCCATTTCTGAAACCCTTTGATGCTTTGAGTCCAGGGGAAATCAACGATTTACTTGTTCGTGTCTGCCATACCCTAAGAGTTTCTGACCAAATTGTACAAACTCTAGCTAACTTGACAACAACCGAGAGAGAGACTTGGTTTGTCAGCAGCAACGGCTCAGAAGTGTATCAAAAATTTATGTTTTTTGGCACACATTACGGAGCTACAGCACAAGATGGGGCGGTTGTCCAGCAACGCACTAACAACGGCTTGCAAGCAAACTGTTACCAAGGTGGACTGGAACTTTTCCAACAACCTGACTTATGGGTTCGGGTGCAGCAAATTGGCGAACAAGCAGTAGAACTGTTGACAGCAGAAGAATGTCCAACGACTTGTACTTCATTAGTGTTAGCCCCAGACCAAATGATGCTGCAAATCCACGAAAGCATTGGACATCCCCTAGAAATTGACCGAATTTTGGGCGATGAGCGCAATTACGCTGGAGGTAGTTTTGTCAATCAGAGGGATTTCGGCACTTTGGCGTATGGTTCTCCCCAGATGAACATTACCTTTGACCCCACCGTACTTGGTGAATTTGCCAGCTATGGCTTTGATGATACAGGTGCTGTGGCAACACGGGAGTATTTAATTAAAGAAGGCGTTCTCCAGCGAGGTTTGGGTAGTTTGGAAAGTCAAGCAAGAGCAGGTGTACCAGGAGTCGCCTGTGCTCGTGCTTGCTCTTGGAATCGACCAGCAATTGATCGTATGGCAAACTTGAATTTAGAACCAGGGGAAGGGTCTTTTGAGGAAGTTATTGCTGGTATAGAACACGGTGTCTACATGGAATCCAATCGCTCCTGGTCAATTGATGACCGCCGTTACAAATTTCAGTTTGGTTGCGAATACGCTAAATTGATTGAAAACGGCAAACTCACCAAAACCCTCCGCAATCCCAACTATCGAGCCACAACACCAGAGTTTTGGCACAGTTTAGTAAAAGTAGGAAACTCCTCTACTTGGGAAATGTACGGGACTCCTTTGTGTGGCAAAGGAGAACCTAACCAAACGATTTGGGTAGGTCATGGTTCACCCATTTGTGTATTTGCTAACGTGGAAGTCTTTGGTGGTGGTTGA
- a CDS encoding SDR family oxidoreductase, which yields MPEEQLQPPQSQETPGTESEMTPKPKADDAQYKGSGKLKNKVALITGGDSGIGRAVAIAFAKEGADVAIAYLNEHDDAKETKKLVEEQGRRIVAIAGDIGDEVFCQQLVQQTIDEFGKLDILVNNAAEQHPQESIEDISKEQLERTFRTNIFSMFFLTKAALKHLKEGSTIINSTSVTAYQGSKQLIDYSSTKGAIVAFTRSLSQSLIEKGIRVNAVAPGPIWTPLIPSTFPEEKVKKFGKQVPMQRPGQPEEVAPSYVFLASDDSSYFSGQVLHPNGGNVVNG from the coding sequence ATGCCAGAAGAACAATTACAACCACCTCAATCTCAAGAAACACCGGGTACGGAATCAGAAATGACGCCGAAACCGAAAGCAGATGATGCTCAATATAAAGGAAGTGGCAAGCTCAAAAACAAAGTTGCATTGATAACAGGTGGAGATAGTGGTATTGGTCGTGCAGTGGCGATCGCATTTGCTAAAGAAGGAGCAGACGTAGCTATAGCCTACCTGAACGAACACGACGATGCTAAAGAAACAAAAAAATTAGTTGAAGAACAAGGGCGTCGTATTGTCGCTATAGCTGGTGACATTGGTGATGAAGTTTTTTGTCAGCAACTTGTACAACAAACTATTGATGAATTTGGCAAACTGGATATTTTAGTCAACAACGCTGCTGAACAGCATCCGCAAGAAAGCATCGAGGATATCAGCAAAGAACAGTTAGAGCGGACTTTCCGCACAAATATTTTCTCGATGTTTTTCTTAACCAAAGCGGCGTTGAAACACCTGAAAGAAGGTAGTACCATCATAAACAGCACATCAGTCACAGCTTACCAAGGTAGTAAACAGCTCATTGATTACTCTTCAACAAAAGGTGCGATCGTTGCCTTTACTCGTTCCTTATCACAGAGTTTAATTGAGAAGGGAATTCGTGTGAATGCCGTCGCTCCTGGTCCAATTTGGACACCTTTGATTCCGTCAACTTTTCCTGAAGAAAAAGTGAAAAAATTCGGGAAACAAGTTCCTATGCAAAGACCTGGACAACCTGAAGAAGTCGCACCCAGTTATGTGTTTCTAGCATCTGATGACTCTTCTTACTTCTCTGGTCAAGTGTTACACCCCAATGGTGGTAATGTCGTCAACGGCTAA
- a CDS encoding four helix bundle protein, which translates to MSSDHKAITDRTFEFAVRIVKLCQVLNESSGVAKTLSKQLIKSGTSIGANAKTVNS; encoded by the coding sequence ATGAGTAGTGATCATAAGGCAATTACTGACAGGACGTTTGAGTTTGCTGTCCGCATTGTTAAACTTTGCCAAGTACTAAATGAAAGTTCGGGAGTGGCAAAAACACTTTCTAAACAGTTGATTAAGTCTGGAACGTCAATTGGGGCAAATGCTAAAACAGTTAACAGTTAA
- a CDS encoding serine/threonine protein kinase — protein sequence MFHTNQNAVHCINSDCPRPYPQPWGNKFCHTCGAPLQLLDRYVPLQRLGSGGFAQIYTVWDQKTQTEKVLKVLMESSPKALELFAQEATVLKSLRHPGVPRVDADGYFSVEMFSVTTPQSNLKPYQFNCLVMEKIHGQTLEEVFQQYPQGCPQEWILNWLVQAVEILQELHTRKIIHRDIKPSNLMLRIPQGSVNKGGTRKDQLVLIDFGGAKQYSSNLFGLKPSSTRLYSSGYSPPEQVIGGIIGPAADFYALGRTMIEMLTGKSLSDLENPVSGELLWRKVVNVNSQLADLLDEMVQEDGRSRPANAAIVQKRLEKISRISPHQGIKSQIQQSFAQGFGQAKGILVQVEDSVGQALTTSAHAVGQTTLFILKAIFKIFFACLDTFWTILLTGVGASFGTIGGFVLASQTTIDEQITKFILDQLPELNLTTPAISGLELLLFAGAGLGTAWGLTLARGFGQKRRFFVTSIMGIISYGFAWLVLQLFTPQQGGERLLGLILAAVSLLTISLGLRSHHIVHAIVAAFGTAVVFAVFVLLGFPTNIFDFLSLPNWNELWLPVTFFGFVGVFLSFFLGVSHYLIVPGLRFLGWR from the coding sequence GTGTTTCACACTAATCAAAATGCAGTTCATTGCATCAATTCAGACTGTCCGCGTCCCTATCCCCAGCCTTGGGGAAACAAATTTTGCCACACCTGTGGCGCACCGCTGCAACTTTTAGACCGCTATGTCCCACTCCAGCGTTTGGGATCAGGTGGTTTTGCCCAAATTTACACAGTTTGGGATCAAAAGACACAAACAGAAAAAGTGCTGAAAGTGTTGATGGAAAGTTCACCCAAAGCGCTGGAATTGTTTGCTCAAGAGGCGACGGTTTTAAAAAGTTTGCGACATCCAGGTGTTCCTAGAGTTGATGCTGATGGATATTTTTCTGTAGAGATGTTCTCTGTAACAACTCCACAAAGCAATCTCAAGCCTTACCAGTTCAATTGTCTGGTGATGGAAAAAATTCACGGTCAAACTTTGGAAGAAGTTTTCCAGCAGTATCCCCAAGGGTGTCCTCAGGAGTGGATTTTAAACTGGCTTGTTCAAGCTGTGGAGATTTTACAGGAGTTACACACTCGCAAGATCATTCATCGCGATATCAAACCTTCTAATTTAATGCTGCGTATTCCGCAAGGTTCCGTAAATAAGGGGGGAACAAGGAAAGATCAGCTGGTGCTGATTGATTTTGGGGGAGCAAAACAATATAGTTCCAACTTGTTTGGTTTAAAACCTTCCTCAACTCGGTTATATTCTTCTGGCTACAGTCCCCCAGAACAAGTTATTGGGGGTATTATTGGACCTGCGGCTGATTTCTATGCCCTTGGTCGAACGATGATTGAGATGTTAACGGGCAAATCTCTTAGCGATTTGGAAAATCCCGTAAGTGGGGAATTGCTTTGGCGCAAAGTGGTTAATGTCAATTCCCAACTGGCAGATTTACTTGATGAGATGGTACAGGAGGATGGGCGATCGCGTCCAGCCAATGCAGCAATTGTTCAAAAACGTCTAGAAAAAATTTCCCGAATTTCGCCACACCAGGGGATAAAATCCCAAATTCAGCAATCTTTTGCCCAGGGGTTTGGACAAGCTAAGGGGATTTTGGTTCAAGTGGAGGACTCTGTAGGACAAGCACTTACGACTTCTGCTCACGCCGTCGGTCAAACAACTCTGTTTATACTAAAGGCAATTTTCAAGATTTTTTTCGCTTGTCTGGACACATTTTGGACAATCCTTTTGACTGGTGTCGGCGCTAGTTTTGGTACTATAGGTGGCTTTGTTTTAGCTTCACAGACAACCATAGACGAACAAATTACCAAATTTATCTTAGATCAACTACCCGAGTTGAATCTCACAACCCCAGCTATCTCAGGCTTAGAGCTTCTTTTGTTTGCAGGTGCTGGCTTGGGAACCGCATGGGGACTAACACTTGCACGGGGTTTTGGTCAGAAGCGGCGGTTTTTTGTAACATCGATTATGGGCATTATCAGTTATGGATTCGCTTGGCTAGTTTTACAATTGTTCACACCACAACAGGGTGGTGAGAGATTACTCGGATTGATTTTGGCAGCTGTTTCTCTGCTCACTATTAGCTTAGGTCTTCGTAGCCATCATATCGTTCACGCTATAGTTGCTGCGTTTGGCACGGCTGTTGTCTTCGCGGTTTTCGTTCTTTTAGGATTTCCAACAAATATATTCGACTTCCTCAGCTTACCCAACTGGAACGAACTCTGGCTTCCAGTAACTTTTTTTGGTTTTGTCGGCGTTTTTCTGAGCTTCTTTTTGGGGGTGAGTCATTACCTTATTGTCCCTGGGTTGCGCTTTTTAGGCTGGCGTTAA
- the cysS gene encoding cysteine--tRNA ligase yields MTLTLYNTLTRRQESFQTVEPGKVKMYCCGVTVYDYCHLGHARSYIVWDTIRRYLQWRGYQVHYIQNFTDIDDKILNRAREQGSTMEAVANRFIDAYFEDIRRLNVMDADEYPRATENIPAIIELIDALEEKDYAYAVGGDVYYRVERFPAYGKLSGQQLDQKQAGASGRVDSEDSEAKKQHPFDFALWKAAKPGEPAWDSPWGKGRPGWHIECSAMIRETLGTTIDIHGGGRDLINPHHENEIAQSEAATNQPLARYWMHNGMVMVDGAKMSKSLGNFITIRELLDGVGAHSHGPVDPMAVRLFVLQAHYRKPLDFTEQAIATASAQWKTLKEGLLFGYVHGEKLAFAHHVHQLDKGLIQEFETSGDDDFNFSKSLAVLFELSKKLQREGNLLVHEGKTETPPVELQKEWYTLVTLAQVLGLEAKQEVETPQSHGISDAEIEAFIQKRQDARKAKNFAEADRIRNELQAKGIILIDSREGSKWHRN; encoded by the coding sequence ATGACCCTAACACTTTACAATACACTCACCCGCCGCCAAGAATCCTTTCAAACCGTCGAACCTGGAAAGGTTAAGATGTATTGCTGCGGCGTGACAGTGTACGACTATTGCCATTTGGGTCATGCTCGTTCCTATATCGTCTGGGATACGATACGTCGTTATCTCCAGTGGCGCGGCTACCAAGTGCACTATATTCAGAATTTTACTGACATTGACGACAAAATTCTTAACCGTGCCAGAGAACAAGGCTCGACAATGGAAGCGGTGGCAAATCGCTTTATTGATGCATATTTTGAAGATATCCGCCGCTTAAATGTCATGGATGCTGATGAGTATCCCCGTGCGACAGAGAATATTCCTGCCATCATTGAACTGATTGATGCTTTAGAAGAAAAAGATTACGCTTACGCCGTTGGTGGTGATGTTTACTACAGAGTGGAGCGTTTCCCTGCGTATGGGAAGCTATCTGGACAACAACTGGATCAAAAGCAGGCGGGTGCGAGCGGAAGGGTAGATTCTGAAGATTCAGAAGCAAAAAAGCAACATCCCTTTGACTTTGCCCTGTGGAAAGCTGCAAAACCAGGAGAACCCGCTTGGGATTCACCTTGGGGAAAAGGTCGTCCAGGCTGGCATATTGAATGCTCAGCAATGATTAGGGAAACACTGGGTACAACTATTGATATTCATGGTGGAGGTAGAGATTTAATAAATCCTCACCACGAAAACGAAATTGCTCAATCGGAAGCTGCTACGAACCAACCACTCGCTCGTTACTGGATGCATAACGGTATGGTGATGGTGGATGGTGCAAAAATGTCTAAGTCTTTGGGCAATTTTATCACGATTCGCGAGTTGTTGGATGGAGTAGGAGCGCACAGTCATGGACCGGTAGATCCAATGGCGGTGCGATTGTTTGTGCTGCAAGCCCATTATCGTAAACCGCTTGATTTTACGGAACAGGCGATCGCCACCGCTTCTGCACAGTGGAAAACCCTTAAAGAAGGTTTACTATTCGGCTATGTACATGGCGAGAAACTTGCTTTTGCTCATCATGTTCATCAATTAGATAAAGGCCTGATCCAAGAGTTTGAAACGTCAGGAGATGATGACTTCAACTTCTCCAAAAGTTTGGCAGTGCTGTTTGAATTAAGCAAGAAGTTACAACGCGAGGGAAACCTTCTCGTGCATGAGGGAAAAACAGAAACTCCACCAGTAGAATTACAGAAAGAGTGGTACACATTAGTGACACTAGCTCAAGTTCTTGGTTTAGAAGCCAAACAAGAAGTGGAAACACCTCAAAGTCATGGTATTAGCGATGCCGAAATTGAGGCTTTCATTCAAAAACGGCAGGATGCACGTAAAGCTAAGAATTTTGCCGAAGCCGATCGCATCCGCAACGAACTACAAGCAAAAGGTATTATCCTCATTGATAGTCGTGAAGGCTCTAAATGGCACCGCAACTGA
- a CDS encoding peptide ligase PGM1-related protein, with amino-acid sequence MQKLNIFSNEQTDKFRNLQLTLSDRWNTFQEIENSDADILVIPSLSIDQGELKKIEGFEHYEERLLFYLIQLQNPCTRLIYITSMPMHPSVIDYYLQLLPGIPFSHARNRLLLLSTYDSSAKPLTQKILERPRLLKQIHQALRVEKSFMVCYNSTELEAELSLKLKVPLFAAAPDSQIWGTKSGSRQIFAESGVPFPDGCQSVWNDADLAQAAAELWERQPTLKRIVVKLNEGISGEGNALLDLRPILNLAPPGSSHEERLTAMSECFKTLRFQAKEENWETFSLKIPELGAIVEAFVEGEVKRSPSVQGLITPNGEVEILSTHDQILGGPDGQVYLGCEFPADETYRLQLQQIGLKVGKNLADKGALERFAVDFIAVDNGDGQWDLQAIEINLRKGGTTHPFMSLKLLTNGRYELSTGLFYTQQGRPKYYMATDNLQKDSYRGLLPNDLMDIIARHRLHFDTGTETGTVFHLMGCLSQFGKLGLTSIGNSPQQAEETYNKVIKVLDKETSSNNNDLSSSSEYAFPMTWDGSSC; translated from the coding sequence ATGCAAAAACTTAATATTTTTTCAAATGAACAAACTGACAAGTTTCGAAATCTTCAGTTAACTTTAAGCGATCGCTGGAACACTTTCCAGGAAATTGAGAACAGCGACGCGGATATTTTAGTTATTCCCTCATTGAGCATTGACCAGGGAGAACTAAAAAAAATCGAAGGTTTTGAGCATTATGAGGAACGACTGCTGTTTTACTTGATTCAGTTGCAGAATCCCTGCACTCGACTCATTTATATCACATCAATGCCAATGCATCCCAGCGTCATTGATTACTATCTGCAACTTTTACCGGGAATTCCTTTTTCTCATGCTCGCAATCGCTTGCTGCTACTTTCCACTTACGATTCCTCTGCCAAACCCCTCACTCAAAAGATTTTAGAACGCCCCCGCTTGCTAAAGCAGATTCATCAAGCTTTAAGGGTTGAAAAATCATTTATGGTATGCTATAATTCTACCGAATTAGAAGCAGAATTATCTTTAAAATTGAAAGTGCCGCTGTTCGCTGCAGCACCAGATTCACAAATTTGGGGGACGAAAAGTGGCAGTCGGCAAATATTTGCAGAAAGCGGAGTTCCGTTTCCAGATGGTTGCCAAAGTGTTTGGAATGATGCAGATTTGGCACAAGCAGCAGCCGAATTGTGGGAACGCCAGCCGACATTAAAACGGATTGTAGTAAAACTCAACGAAGGAATCTCTGGAGAAGGAAATGCGCTCTTGGACTTAAGGCCGATTTTGAATTTAGCACCTCCTGGTAGTTCTCATGAGGAACGACTAACAGCGATGAGTGAGTGCTTTAAAACTTTGCGCTTTCAAGCGAAAGAAGAGAATTGGGAGACATTTTCGCTAAAAATCCCTGAGTTAGGGGCAATTGTTGAGGCGTTCGTGGAAGGAGAAGTCAAGCGATCGCCCAGCGTCCAAGGACTTATTACACCCAATGGGGAGGTGGAAATCCTCTCAACCCACGACCAAATTCTGGGAGGACCTGACGGTCAAGTTTATCTGGGTTGCGAATTTCCCGCCGATGAAACCTATCGACTGCAATTGCAGCAGATAGGGTTAAAAGTTGGCAAAAATTTGGCAGACAAAGGTGCATTAGAAAGATTTGCAGTTGATTTTATCGCTGTTGACAACGGTGATGGACAGTGGGACTTGCAAGCAATTGAAATTAACCTACGTAAAGGTGGTACGACTCATCCCTTTATGAGTCTGAAATTATTAACTAACGGTCGCTATGAACTCTCAACGGGTTTATTTTACACTCAGCAAGGGCGTCCCAAATACTACATGGCTACTGATAACTTACAAAAAGACTCCTATCGGGGGCTTTTGCCCAACGATTTGATGGACATCATCGCTCGTCATAGGCTACACTTTGACACTGGAACCGAAACAGGCACGGTATTTCACTTGATGGGTTGTCTTTCCCAGTTTGGTAAGTTGGGATTGACGAGTATAGGTAATTCTCCACAACAGGCAGAAGAAACTTACAACAAAGTTATCAAAGTTTTGGATAAAGAAACTTCCAGCAACAATAACGATTTATCCTCGTCATCGGAATATGCCTTCCCTATGACTTGGGATGGATCTAGCTGCTAG
- a CDS encoding N,N-dimethylformamidase beta subunit family domain-containing protein, producing MSQIFFRKQFNLVSRVLLPALFILIIAIVPFSGVNQAVDVPKLSHKSNSITIENTKPGTTHWQLTNPATKREIEGYASLTSVNRGDEIKFFVSTKEPSYTIEIFRMGWYGGAGGRQTAPPVTRKSVKQPLPQVDQVTGSIECNWKDPYVLKIPYNSADPTQWASGFYLAKLTTNKSGKQSYIIFVVRDDSRTSDFLFQSSVTTYQAYNNWGGMSLYRWNSRGKQAYKVSFNRPYGLSPNLKAAYGVGAGEFLTNFQPKRRTSSAGWEYNMVRWLEREGYDVTYCTDIDTHENRINQYSGKPMLLLHKAFLSVGHDEYWSWNMRQNVKAARDAGVSLGFFSSNTCYWQIRFEASGLTKQLNRTIVTYKEGAALDPFARDSNPNNDYLVTTTWRSKPVSLPEETLIGVMYQTFQVNADIVIDHTAPDWLLVNTQLSPSKTQASVDGTLKVPNKEMRLEGLLGYEVDRMFRNAPANTIRIAHSPYRYGKGIRYADMTVYTAKSGATVFATGSMQWNWGLDDYNAPELRPSVLNADAQAITRNILARMVSN from the coding sequence GTGAGTCAAATATTTTTCCGAAAACAGTTTAACTTAGTTAGCAGAGTCCTGTTACCAGCACTTTTTATACTCATCATCGCTATTGTTCCTTTTAGTGGCGTTAATCAGGCTGTAGACGTACCAAAACTCAGCCATAAAAGCAATTCCATAACTATTGAAAATACTAAACCAGGTACGACTCATTGGCAGTTGACAAATCCTGCTACTAAGCGAGAAATTGAAGGTTATGCTTCCCTGACTAGTGTCAATCGCGGCGACGAAATTAAGTTTTTTGTGAGTACAAAAGAACCCAGCTATACGATTGAAATTTTCCGTATGGGCTGGTATGGTGGCGCAGGAGGACGGCAAACAGCACCTCCAGTGACACGCAAAAGTGTAAAACAACCGCTCCCACAAGTGGATCAAGTCACCGGATCAATTGAATGCAATTGGAAAGATCCTTATGTTTTGAAAATTCCTTACAATTCAGCAGATCCTACACAATGGGCAAGTGGTTTTTACCTAGCCAAACTAACCACAAACAAAAGTGGCAAGCAAAGCTACATTATTTTTGTAGTACGTGATGATAGCCGTACTTCTGATTTTCTCTTTCAATCGAGCGTCACAACTTATCAAGCATATAACAACTGGGGTGGAATGTCGCTTTATCGGTGGAACAGTCGAGGGAAACAAGCATATAAAGTTTCCTTCAACCGTCCATATGGTCTTAGTCCCAACTTGAAAGCAGCTTATGGGGTAGGTGCAGGAGAATTTTTGACTAATTTTCAACCCAAAAGGAGAACCTCTAGCGCTGGGTGGGAATACAACATGGTGCGATGGCTAGAACGGGAAGGCTATGATGTCACCTATTGCACAGATATTGACACCCACGAAAATCGCATTAACCAATACAGTGGTAAACCAATGTTATTGTTGCATAAAGCATTTCTTTCGGTTGGTCATGATGAATACTGGTCGTGGAATATGCGCCAAAATGTAAAAGCAGCAAGAGACGCTGGGGTGAGTCTCGGCTTTTTTTCTTCCAACACCTGCTATTGGCAAATTCGCTTTGAAGCAAGTGGTTTGACAAAACAGCTCAATCGCACCATTGTGACATATAAAGAAGGTGCTGCCCTTGACCCCTTTGCTAGAGACAGTAATCCAAACAACGATTACCTAGTCACAACTACTTGGCGATCAAAACCTGTGAGTCTTCCGGAGGAAACTCTCATTGGAGTCATGTACCAGACATTTCAGGTCAACGCGGATATAGTCATTGATCATACAGCTCCAGATTGGCTGCTTGTCAATACACAATTAAGTCCAAGTAAAACTCAAGCTTCCGTGGATGGTACATTGAAAGTACCTAACAAAGAAATGCGTCTTGAGGGGCTTTTGGGTTACGAAGTTGACCGAATGTTTAGAAATGCACCAGCAAATACGATCCGCATTGCCCATTCACCCTATCGTTATGGTAAAGGCATCCGATATGCAGATATGACAGTTTATACTGCAAAATCAGGAGCAACAGTATTTGCTACCGGTTCTATGCAATGGAATTGGGGGCTAGATGATTACAATGCACCAGAACTACGCCCTTCTGTTTTAAATGCTGATGCACAAGCTATCACACGTAACATTCTCGCCAGGATGGTGAGCAATTAA